In Gammaproteobacteria bacterium, one genomic interval encodes:
- a CDS encoding thioredoxin domain-containing protein, which produces MGDHAENRLSRETSPYLLQHADNPVHWQPWDEAALASAREADKPILLSIGYAACHWCHVMAHESFEDPATAELMNRLYVNIKVDREERPDLDRIYQLAHQLIAQRGGGWPLTLFLAPGDLAPFFAGTYFPREPRYGMPAFREVLEKAAEFYRENKPALEQQSAELVGVFQRVGSEHEPVEEELDAEPIGSALGVLLKNFDPRDGGFGRAPKFPHTADLELLLHITAAQDSDPETRRTCRHMATLTLRRMATGGIYDHLGGGFCRYSVDNAWSIPHFEKMLYDNGPLLLLYAQVWQLTGEGLFRETAEQTAGWVMREMQGEHGGYFSSLDADSEGHEGTFYVWTRDQLRELLTEEEFIAFAAHYGLNDPPNFEERWHLRVTLEQARLVPPPRPDAATLELLASARTKLLAAREKRVRPGLDDKVLTAWNGLMIRGMAAAGRLLAHPDYVDSAERAVGFIHKHLWRDGRLWASWRGETKILGYLDDHAFLLAGLLELLQARWDSSWLAWAREIADALLVHFEDVERGGFWFTAGDQPTPLHRPKGFSDESMASGNAVAARALIQLGHLCADPTYIDAGERTLKAAQAHMRQYPESHAAMLLALEDMLEPPTLVVLRGEPEALAEWREELASQYDPRRLVLTIPDQARNLVGLLARCTPRGPACAYVCRGTTCSLPLTSVESLARTLNE; this is translated from the coding sequence ATGGGCGACCACGCCGAGAACCGTTTGAGCCGCGAGACCAGTCCTTATCTCCTGCAGCATGCGGACAATCCGGTGCACTGGCAGCCCTGGGACGAGGCCGCGCTCGCCTCCGCGCGCGAGGCGGACAAGCCCATACTGCTCTCCATCGGCTACGCCGCCTGCCACTGGTGCCACGTGATGGCTCACGAGTCCTTCGAGGACCCGGCCACCGCCGAGCTCATGAACCGGCTGTACGTGAACATCAAGGTGGACCGGGAGGAGCGGCCGGACCTGGACCGCATCTACCAGCTCGCCCACCAGCTCATCGCCCAGCGAGGCGGCGGCTGGCCGCTCACGCTGTTCCTCGCCCCCGGCGACCTCGCGCCCTTCTTCGCGGGCACCTATTTCCCCCGGGAGCCGCGCTACGGCATGCCTGCGTTCCGGGAGGTGCTGGAGAAGGCGGCGGAGTTCTACCGGGAGAACAAGCCGGCCCTGGAGCAGCAGAGCGCCGAGCTCGTGGGCGTGTTCCAGCGGGTCGGCAGCGAGCATGAACCTGTGGAAGAGGAGCTGGATGCAGAGCCCATCGGCTCGGCCCTGGGCGTGCTGCTCAAGAACTTCGATCCGCGGGACGGCGGCTTCGGCCGCGCCCCGAAGTTCCCCCACACTGCGGACCTGGAACTCCTGCTGCATATCACCGCGGCTCAGGATTCGGATCCGGAGACGCGCCGCACCTGCCGCCACATGGCGACCCTCACGCTGCGGCGCATGGCCACCGGCGGCATCTACGACCACCTGGGCGGCGGCTTCTGCCGCTACTCCGTGGACAACGCCTGGAGCATCCCCCACTTCGAGAAGATGCTCTACGACAATGGCCCCCTGCTCCTGCTCTACGCCCAGGTCTGGCAACTCACGGGCGAGGGCCTGTTCCGCGAGACCGCCGAACAGACGGCGGGCTGGGTGATGCGGGAGATGCAGGGCGAGCACGGCGGTTACTTCTCGAGCCTGGATGCGGACTCGGAAGGCCATGAAGGCACGTTCTACGTATGGACCCGCGATCAATTGCGGGAGCTCCTCACGGAGGAGGAGTTCATCGCCTTCGCCGCCCACTACGGACTCAACGACCCGCCGAACTTCGAGGAACGCTGGCACCTCAGGGTGACCCTGGAGCAGGCGCGGCTGGTGCCGCCGCCTAGACCTGATGCGGCTACGCTGGAACTCCTGGCATCGGCCCGGACCAAGCTTCTGGCCGCCCGCGAGAAGCGCGTGCGTCCGGGGCTGGACGACAAGGTGCTCACCGCCTGGAACGGCCTCATGATCCGCGGCATGGCCGCCGCCGGCCGCTTGCTCGCCCACCCCGACTACGTGGATTCCGCCGAGCGCGCTGTGGGTTTCATCCACAAGCACCTGTGGCGTGACGGCCGCCTGTGGGCGAGCTGGCGCGGCGAGACGAAGATCCTGGGTTACCTGGACGACCACGCTTTCCTGCTGGCGGGCCTGCTGGAACTCCTGCAAGCCCGCTGGGACAGCAGCTGGCTCGCCTGGGCGCGGGAGATCGCCGATGCCCTGCTCGTCCATTTCGAGGACGTGGAGCGCGGCGGATTCTGGTTCACCGCCGGGGACCAACCGACGCCGCTGCACCGGCCCAAGGGCTTTAGCGACGAGTCCATGGCCTCCGGCAACGCGGTGGCGGCCCGTGCGCTGATCCAGCTCGGCCACCTCTGTGCCGACCCCACCTATATAGATGCGGGTGAGCGCACCCTGAAGGCGGCCCAGGCCCACATGCGGCAGTATCCGGAATCCCACGCCGCCATGCTGCTGGCGCTGGAGGACATGCTGGAACCGCCGACACTCGTGGTGCTGCGGGGCGAGCCGGAGGCGCTCGCCGAGTGGCGCGAGGAGCTAGCGAGCCAGTACGACCCACGCCGCCTCGTGCTCACCATCCCGGATCAGGCCCGCAACCTCGTGGGGCTCTTGGCCCGTTGCACACCGCGCGGTCCTGCCTGCGCCTACGTGTGCCGCGGCACCACTTGCTCCCTGCCTCTCACCAGTGTCGAGAGCCTGGCGCGGACCCTGAACGAATGA
- a CDS encoding glycosyltransferase family 1 protein: protein MKIGIVIDTWLPEVNGVVTTMHKIVQELEKAGHEPHVLSHAQGFTTVPMPGYSSIRLALFPQGKVNKWLDALQPDAIHISTEGPLGGAARRYCIKRGLHFTTCYHTKFPEYIRARAPIPLSMGYAWIRGFHNPASRLMVSTPSLMQELKGRGFRNLVHWGKGVDTELFRPRDKHFLDENRPVFMYLGRVAVEKNIEAFLELDLPGTQYVVGDGPDLEMLKKRHPKVKFTGFRRGEELAKTLAAADVFVFPSRTDTFGLVLLEAMACGVPVAAYPVTGPVDVVQQGVTGFCDTDLRKAALACLELDGKQCRDYAVKFSWKAAAEEFLRNMVPARQSPQAETLVSA, encoded by the coding sequence ATGAAGATCGGCATCGTCATCGACACCTGGCTGCCGGAGGTGAACGGCGTCGTCACCACCATGCACAAGATCGTGCAGGAGCTGGAGAAGGCCGGCCACGAGCCCCACGTGCTCTCCCACGCCCAGGGCTTCACCACGGTCCCCATGCCGGGCTACAGCAGCATCCGCCTCGCCCTCTTCCCGCAGGGCAAGGTCAACAAATGGCTGGACGCGCTGCAACCAGACGCGATCCACATCTCCACGGAAGGCCCCCTGGGCGGCGCCGCGCGGCGCTACTGCATCAAGCGCGGCCTGCACTTCACCACCTGCTACCACACCAAGTTTCCGGAATACATCCGCGCCAGGGCGCCCATCCCCCTGAGCATGGGCTACGCCTGGATCCGAGGCTTCCACAACCCGGCGAGCCGGCTCATGGTCTCGACGCCCTCGCTCATGCAGGAGCTCAAGGGACGGGGCTTCAGGAACCTGGTGCACTGGGGCAAGGGCGTGGATACCGAGCTCTTCCGCCCGCGGGACAAGCACTTCCTGGACGAGAACCGCCCGGTGTTCATGTACCTGGGACGGGTCGCGGTGGAGAAGAACATCGAGGCGTTCCTGGAGCTGGACCTGCCCGGCACCCAGTACGTGGTAGGCGATGGTCCGGACCTGGAGATGCTGAAGAAGAGGCATCCCAAGGTGAAGTTCACGGGATTCCGGCGCGGCGAGGAACTGGCCAAGACCCTGGCGGCAGCGGATGTGTTCGTGTTCCCGAGCCGCACCGATACCTTCGGCCTGGTGCTCCTGGAAGCCATGGCCTGCGGCGTGCCGGTGGCCGCCTACCCCGTCACGGGCCCCGTAGACGTGGTGCAGCAGGGCGTCACCGGCTTCTGCGACACGGACCTCAGGAAGGCCGCCCTCGCCTGCCTGGAGCTGGACGGCAAGCAGTGCCGCGACTACGCCGTGAAATTCAGCTGGAAGGCCGCCGCCGAGGAATTCCTGCGCAACATGGTGCCGGCGCGGCAGTCGCCGCAGGCGGAGACACTGGTCAGCGCCTGA
- a CDS encoding class I SAM-dependent rRNA methyltransferase — MSLPPLILRKNEDRRLRAGHLWVFSNEVDIGRTPLKAFQPGDLVEIQSAGGHVIGTGYVNPNSLIAARILSRDPHHLPDRSLLVHRLNVALSLRERLYPTPHYRLAFGESDGLPGLVVDRYGDVLVAQITTAGMERMKADIVAALEKVVKPSAIVFRNDVGIRELEGLPLYTETALGTPPAVLDVVEHGLKFQAPLEGGQKTGWFFDQHDNRARLFRYVKGQAVLDVCSYVGAWGIQAAAHGASEVTCVDSSASALEWVQKNAAANGLKVATLQEDAFDALKALKDEGRRFGVVVLDPPAFVKRRKDLAAGRDAYRRLNQLAMQVLERDGMLISCSCSHHMSAEDLLGAIQTAARHLDRDAQVLEQGMQAPDHPVHPAIPETSYLKAFYVRVVA, encoded by the coding sequence ATGTCCCTGCCCCCGCTCATCCTGAGGAAGAACGAGGACCGCCGCCTGCGCGCGGGACACCTGTGGGTGTTCAGCAACGAGGTGGACATCGGTCGCACGCCCCTCAAGGCTTTCCAGCCCGGAGACCTGGTCGAGATCCAGTCCGCCGGCGGCCATGTCATTGGCACCGGTTATGTGAACCCGAACTCACTCATCGCGGCGCGTATCCTCTCGCGCGACCCGCATCACTTGCCGGACCGCTCGCTGCTGGTGCATAGGCTCAACGTGGCCCTCTCGCTCAGGGAGCGGCTCTATCCCACGCCTCATTACCGCCTGGCTTTCGGTGAATCCGATGGCCTGCCGGGCCTGGTGGTGGACCGCTATGGCGACGTGCTGGTGGCGCAGATCACCACCGCCGGCATGGAGCGAATGAAGGCCGACATCGTGGCGGCGCTGGAGAAAGTGGTGAAGCCTTCCGCCATCGTGTTCCGCAACGATGTGGGCATCCGCGAGCTGGAGGGACTGCCGCTCTACACCGAGACCGCGCTCGGCACGCCGCCAGCGGTACTGGACGTGGTGGAGCACGGCCTCAAGTTCCAGGCGCCCCTGGAGGGCGGCCAGAAGACCGGCTGGTTCTTCGACCAGCACGACAACCGGGCGCGCCTGTTCCGCTACGTGAAGGGCCAGGCTGTGCTGGATGTGTGCAGCTACGTGGGTGCCTGGGGCATCCAGGCGGCCGCCCATGGGGCCAGCGAGGTTACCTGCGTGGACAGCTCAGCCTCCGCGCTGGAGTGGGTGCAGAAGAACGCAGCCGCCAATGGCCTCAAGGTCGCCACCCTCCAGGAGGACGCCTTCGATGCCCTCAAGGCCCTCAAGGATGAGGGACGCCGCTTCGGCGTAGTGGTGCTGGACCCGCCGGCCTTCGTGAAGCGGCGCAAGGACCTGGCGGCGGGACGCGATGCCTACCGGCGTCTCAACCAGCTCGCCATGCAGGTGCTGGAGCGGGACGGGATGCTCATTTCCTGCTCATGTTCCCACCACATGAGCGCCGAGGACCTCCTGGGGGCGATCCAGACCGCCGCGCGCCACCTGGACCGGGACGCGCAGGTGCTGGAGCAGGGCATGCAGGCGCCGGACCATCCGGTGCACCCGGCCATCCCCGAGACCTCCTATCTCAAGGCGTTCTACGTCCGCGTGGTGGCCTGA
- a CDS encoding AsmA-like C-terminal region-containing protein: MRRSLKICSHTVLIVVAVSVLTFIALAAYARTDSFRHLMQGVVSRGLGMQVELAGPMRIGLIPSPHVTLHDVRIANRGVNAGTIGETYIRFRWWPLLRGDPEPVVITVKDPHILIKKGTDGTLDLIGDAPPAKHKRAHGPIEVTVTGANIRYEDPKGRNPIEGDGCDLTVHGIQSAMPDGRRLLILLTFSGADLSCTTLKAGKFTGTDLRLHAEEKVGGALDLQPMTLNAFGTKAGGAFRIRLAGDDESYALALDVPDVQVGQLLQDQGFKRFADGKVGLSGNLAYQGRSHKDLLKSITGDILFRGDSVTVYGYDLDKLLRKFERTQKFDVADLLGLFVGNGAGVVATKGSDYAQLLQYRGGVSHVHVLVAKVKVAQGIVSAEDVAASTDTHRIAAKGAVNLLTDNFEHVTIALVDAKGCSLAQDNMEGPIRKPKMQKPNVFKVVAGPVRHLVHKADELFTKEGCPVFYDGQVKPF; the protein is encoded by the coding sequence GTGCGGCGGTCGCTCAAGATCTGCTCCCATACGGTGCTCATCGTCGTCGCCGTGTCGGTCCTCACTTTCATCGCGCTCGCAGCTTACGCCAGGACCGACAGCTTCCGGCATCTGATGCAGGGGGTCGTGAGCCGCGGCCTCGGCATGCAGGTGGAGCTGGCGGGCCCCATGCGCATCGGGCTCATCCCGTCGCCCCACGTCACCCTGCATGACGTAAGGATCGCCAACCGAGGCGTGAACGCGGGCACCATCGGAGAGACTTATATCCGGTTTCGCTGGTGGCCCTTGTTGCGCGGGGACCCGGAACCGGTCGTCATCACGGTCAAGGATCCGCACATCCTCATCAAGAAGGGCACGGACGGCACCCTGGACCTGATCGGCGACGCACCGCCAGCGAAGCACAAGCGCGCCCATGGACCCATAGAGGTGACCGTGACCGGCGCGAACATCCGGTACGAAGATCCCAAGGGCCGCAATCCGATCGAGGGCGATGGCTGCGACTTGACCGTCCACGGCATCCAGTCGGCCATGCCGGATGGGCGCCGCCTGCTCATACTGCTGACGTTCTCGGGAGCGGACCTGAGCTGCACCACCCTCAAGGCCGGCAAGTTCACCGGCACGGACCTGAGGCTCCATGCCGAGGAGAAGGTGGGCGGCGCACTCGACCTGCAGCCCATGACCTTGAATGCCTTCGGCACCAAGGCCGGCGGCGCCTTCCGCATACGGCTGGCCGGCGACGATGAGAGCTATGCCTTGGCGCTGGACGTGCCGGATGTGCAGGTGGGTCAGCTCCTCCAGGACCAGGGGTTCAAGAGGTTCGCGGATGGCAAGGTGGGGCTCTCCGGCAACCTGGCCTACCAGGGCCGTTCCCACAAGGACCTATTGAAGAGCATCACCGGCGACATCCTGTTCCGCGGGGACTCGGTGACGGTGTACGGGTATGACCTGGACAAGCTTCTCAGGAAGTTCGAGCGGACGCAGAAGTTTGACGTGGCAGACCTCCTGGGACTGTTCGTCGGCAACGGCGCCGGTGTCGTCGCCACCAAGGGTTCCGACTACGCCCAGCTCCTGCAATACCGCGGCGGTGTGAGCCATGTCCATGTGCTGGTCGCCAAGGTGAAGGTCGCTCAAGGCATAGTTAGCGCCGAAGATGTGGCGGCTTCCACTGACACCCACAGGATCGCCGCGAAGGGTGCCGTCAACCTGCTCACCGACAACTTCGAGCATGTGACCATCGCGCTTGTGGATGCGAAGGGCTGCTCCCTCGCCCAGGACAACATGGAAGGGCCGATCCGCAAGCCCAAGATGCAGAAGCCCAACGTCTTCAAGGTGGTGGCGGGCCCGGTGCGGCACCTCGTGCACAAGGCGGACGAGCTCTTCACCAAGGAAGGCTGTCCCGTCTTCTACGACGGGCAGGTCAAGCCGTTCTGA
- a CDS encoding UDP-2,3-diacylglucosamine diphosphatase translates to MSVHHMKPLRYRSIFISDVHLGFRGCRADFLLDFLRHTECDYLYLVGDIIDVWEMKNRMFWPQEHNNVVRTILGKAKHDTKVIFIPGNHDEVFREYVGMEFGNVSIQQDAIHVTAEGKRLLVLHGDEFDSVVRISKWLAKLGSRIYDWLLYCNRWLNVFRRKMGFPYWSLAAYLKHKAKSAVQFIGDYEDAVARETLKRGADGVVCGHIHHAEIAMRGGVLYCNDGDWVESCTALIERHDGTLEILNWAEHIAARNPKPAAPRRTGAKVAHA, encoded by the coding sequence ATGAGCGTCCATCACATGAAGCCGCTGCGATACCGCAGTATCTTCATCTCCGACGTGCATCTGGGTTTCCGTGGCTGCCGCGCCGACTTCCTCCTCGACTTCCTCCGCCATACCGAATGCGACTACCTCTATCTGGTGGGCGACATCATCGACGTCTGGGAGATGAAGAACCGCATGTTCTGGCCCCAGGAGCACAACAACGTGGTGCGCACGATCCTGGGCAAGGCCAAGCACGACACCAAGGTGATCTTCATCCCCGGCAACCATGACGAGGTGTTCCGCGAGTACGTGGGCATGGAGTTCGGCAACGTCTCCATCCAGCAGGATGCCATCCACGTCACCGCCGAGGGCAAGCGCCTCCTGGTGCTGCACGGCGACGAATTCGACAGCGTGGTGCGGATCAGCAAGTGGCTGGCGAAGCTCGGCAGCCGCATCTACGACTGGCTGCTCTACTGCAACCGCTGGCTCAACGTGTTCCGTCGCAAGATGGGCTTCCCCTACTGGTCCCTGGCGGCCTACCTCAAGCACAAGGCCAAGAGCGCCGTGCAGTTCATCGGCGACTACGAGGACGCGGTGGCGCGCGAGACCCTGAAGCGCGGCGCCGATGGCGTGGTCTGCGGCCACATCCACCACGCCGAGATCGCCATGCGCGGCGGCGTGCTGTACTGCAACGACGGCGACTGGGTCGAGTCCTGCACCGCGCTGATCGAGCGGCATGACGGCACGCTCGAGATCCTCAACTGGGCAGAGCATATCGCCGCCCGCAACCCCAAGCCTGCAGCCCCGCGCCGGACAGGCGCCAAGGTGGCCCACGCATGA
- a CDS encoding histidine phosphatase family protein, with amino-acid sequence MNRCVLVIRHAEAEDGRDDRLRALTAEGRRKMGEGARGLATLVEKLDLLVSSPLVRAVQTADLVAEAFPQAQRLQHTGLAPGVYPSALLQWVSNHKGTVALVAHEPDLSQWIGYMVSGEPRSLVQMKKGAVCCLEMPEPAVPGEAQILWHLNLRQLRSLA; translated from the coding sequence ATGAACCGTTGCGTGCTCGTGATCCGCCACGCCGAGGCCGAGGACGGCCGCGACGACCGGCTGCGCGCGCTCACGGCCGAAGGCCGGCGCAAGATGGGCGAAGGTGCCCGCGGCCTCGCGACGCTGGTGGAGAAGCTGGACCTCCTGGTCTCGAGCCCGCTGGTACGTGCGGTGCAGACCGCGGACCTTGTAGCCGAAGCCTTCCCCCAAGCGCAGCGCCTGCAGCACACCGGCCTCGCTCCGGGCGTCTATCCCAGCGCGCTGCTGCAGTGGGTATCGAACCACAAGGGCACAGTGGCGCTGGTAGCCCATGAGCCGGACCTGAGCCAATGGATCGGCTACATGGTGAGCGGAGAGCCCAGGAGCCTGGTGCAGATGAAGAAAGGCGCCGTCTGCTGCCTGGAGATGCCGGAGCCCGCCGTGCCGGGCGAGGCGCAGATCCTCTGGCACCTCAACCTCAGGCAACTGAGATCGCTAGCCTAA